One Podarcis raffonei isolate rPodRaf1 chromosome 3, rPodRaf1.pri, whole genome shotgun sequence genomic region harbors:
- the PGM3 gene encoding phosphoacetylglucosamine mutase isoform X1 yields the protein MDFEAVAKYSKLHAKPPGLSLQYGTAGFRTKAEDLDHTMFCMGLLAVLRSKQKKSTIGVMVTASHNPEEDNGVKLIDPLGEMLSPIWEEHATRLANAEEHELQGVLTDICQKEAVDLQQEAFVVIGRDTRRSSKKLSQSVIDGVSALGGQYQDYGLVTTPQLHYMVCCRNTHGSYGTATVEGYYQKLSKAFVELTMQATSQRDGHICLKVDCANGIGALKLKEMERYLPSCFVIHFSNDGTKGELNHQCGADFVKVHQKPPVGLEMKPGERCCSFDGDADRIVYYYNDPAGHFHLLDGDKIATLISTFLKELLVKAGQTLSFAVIQTAYANGSSTRYLEETMKVPVHCTKTGVKHLHHKAQEFDIGVYFEANGHGTVLFSKAAEQKIRYQAKEEKNNQKREAAKMLENTIDLINQTIGDAVSDMLVIEAILVLKNLTVQQWDTMYTDLPNRQLKVKVADRRVIDTTDAERRAVTPPGLQERIDELTQRFKLARAFVRPSGTEDIVRVYAEADTQENADKLAHEVSLAVYHIAGGVGEQPKAVV from the exons ATGGATTTTGAAGCAGTTGCAAAGTACTCAAAGCTCCATGCCAAACCTCCAGGACTTTCCCTTCAGTATGGAACAGCTGGTTTCCGTACCAAGGCAGAGGACCTTGATCACACAATGTTTTGCATGGGCTTGCTGGCCGTATTGAGATCCAAGCAGAAAAAATCCACCATTGGTGTTATGGTTACAGCCTCTCACAACCCTGAA GAAGACAATGGTGTGAAGTTGATTGACCCATTGGGTGAAATGTTGTCACCTATCTGGGAAGAGCACGCCACACGCTTGGCCAATGCAGAAGAACATGAATTGCAGGGAGTGCTGACTGACATCTGCCAGAAGGAAGCTGTAGACCTTCAGCAGGAGGCCTTCGTTGTTATTGGCAGAGACACCAG ACGTAGTAGTAAGAAGCTTTCACAATCAGTGATTGATGGCGTGTCTGCTCTTGGAGGTCAATACCAAG ATTATGGCTTGGTAACAACACCACAACTACACTACATGGTCTGCTGTCGAAACACTCATGGGAGTTATGGGACTGCAACCGTGGAAGGTTACTACCAGAAACTCTCCAAGGCTTTTGTGGAGCTTACAATGCAG GCTACCAGCCAAAGGGATGGCCATATTTGCCTGAAGGTAGATTGTGCAAATGGCATAGGTGCTCTCAAACTCAAAGAAATGGAACGCTATCTTCCAAGCTGCTTCGTAATACACTTCAGCAATGATGGGACTAAAGGAGAACTCAATCACCAATGTGGTGCTGATTTTGTAAAAGTTCATCAGAAGCCTCCTGTGG GACTGGAAATGAAGCCTGGTGAGAGATGCTGCTCATTCGATGGTGATGCTGACCGAATTGTTTACTACTATAATGACCCTGCTGGCCATTTTCATCTTCTTGATGGAGATAAAATAGCAACTCTAATCAGCACTTTTCTTAAGGAACTTCTGGTCAAG GCTGGGCAGACCTTATCATTTGCAGTCATACAAACAGCCTATGCCAATGGGAGCTCTACACGTTATTTGGAAGAAACCATGAAG GTGCCTGTCCACTGTACAAAAACAGGGGTGAAACACTTGCATCACAAGGCCCAGGAATTTGACATTGGAGTTTATTTTGAAGCAAATGGTCATGGCACG GTACTGTTTAGTAAAGCTGCAGAACAGAAAATAAGATACCAGGcgaaggaggaaaaaaacaaccaaaaaagagAAGCTGCAAAGATGCTTGAAAATACTATTGACTTGATAAATCAG ACGATTGGTGATGCTGTCTCAGACATGCTGGTGATTGAAGCCATCTTGGTGTTGAAGAATCTCACAGTACAACAGTGGGACACCATGTACACAGATCTTCCTAACCGGCAACTCAAAGTGAAG GTTGCTGACAGACGTGTAATTGACACTACGGATGCTGAAAGGCGAGCAGTTACACCCCCAGGGCTGCAGGAGAGAATTGATGAGCTCACCCAGAGGTTTAAATTGGCTCGAGCTTTCGTTCGCCCATCTGGAACAGAAGACATCGTCAGAGTCTATGCTGAAGCAGACACACAG GAAAATGCAGATAAACTTGCACATGAAGTTAGCCTGGCTGTCTACCATATAGCTGGAGGAGTTGGAGAACAGCCCAAGGCTGTAGTATAA
- the PGM3 gene encoding phosphoacetylglucosamine mutase isoform X2: MDFEAVAKYSKLHAKPPGLSLQYGTAGFRTKAEDLDHTMFCMGLLAVLRSKQKKSTIGVMVTASHNPEEDNGVKLIDPLGEMLSPIWEEHATRLANAEEHELQGVLTDICQKEAVDLQQEAFVVIGRDTRRSSKKLSQSVIDGVSALGDYGLVTTPQLHYMVCCRNTHGSYGTATVEGYYQKLSKAFVELTMQATSQRDGHICLKVDCANGIGALKLKEMERYLPSCFVIHFSNDGTKGELNHQCGADFVKVHQKPPVGLEMKPGERCCSFDGDADRIVYYYNDPAGHFHLLDGDKIATLISTFLKELLVKAGQTLSFAVIQTAYANGSSTRYLEETMKVPVHCTKTGVKHLHHKAQEFDIGVYFEANGHGTVLFSKAAEQKIRYQAKEEKNNQKREAAKMLENTIDLINQTIGDAVSDMLVIEAILVLKNLTVQQWDTMYTDLPNRQLKVKVADRRVIDTTDAERRAVTPPGLQERIDELTQRFKLARAFVRPSGTEDIVRVYAEADTQENADKLAHEVSLAVYHIAGGVGEQPKAVV; encoded by the exons ATGGATTTTGAAGCAGTTGCAAAGTACTCAAAGCTCCATGCCAAACCTCCAGGACTTTCCCTTCAGTATGGAACAGCTGGTTTCCGTACCAAGGCAGAGGACCTTGATCACACAATGTTTTGCATGGGCTTGCTGGCCGTATTGAGATCCAAGCAGAAAAAATCCACCATTGGTGTTATGGTTACAGCCTCTCACAACCCTGAA GAAGACAATGGTGTGAAGTTGATTGACCCATTGGGTGAAATGTTGTCACCTATCTGGGAAGAGCACGCCACACGCTTGGCCAATGCAGAAGAACATGAATTGCAGGGAGTGCTGACTGACATCTGCCAGAAGGAAGCTGTAGACCTTCAGCAGGAGGCCTTCGTTGTTATTGGCAGAGACACCAG ACGTAGTAGTAAGAAGCTTTCACAATCAGTGATTGATGGCGTGTCTGCTCTTGGAG ATTATGGCTTGGTAACAACACCACAACTACACTACATGGTCTGCTGTCGAAACACTCATGGGAGTTATGGGACTGCAACCGTGGAAGGTTACTACCAGAAACTCTCCAAGGCTTTTGTGGAGCTTACAATGCAG GCTACCAGCCAAAGGGATGGCCATATTTGCCTGAAGGTAGATTGTGCAAATGGCATAGGTGCTCTCAAACTCAAAGAAATGGAACGCTATCTTCCAAGCTGCTTCGTAATACACTTCAGCAATGATGGGACTAAAGGAGAACTCAATCACCAATGTGGTGCTGATTTTGTAAAAGTTCATCAGAAGCCTCCTGTGG GACTGGAAATGAAGCCTGGTGAGAGATGCTGCTCATTCGATGGTGATGCTGACCGAATTGTTTACTACTATAATGACCCTGCTGGCCATTTTCATCTTCTTGATGGAGATAAAATAGCAACTCTAATCAGCACTTTTCTTAAGGAACTTCTGGTCAAG GCTGGGCAGACCTTATCATTTGCAGTCATACAAACAGCCTATGCCAATGGGAGCTCTACACGTTATTTGGAAGAAACCATGAAG GTGCCTGTCCACTGTACAAAAACAGGGGTGAAACACTTGCATCACAAGGCCCAGGAATTTGACATTGGAGTTTATTTTGAAGCAAATGGTCATGGCACG GTACTGTTTAGTAAAGCTGCAGAACAGAAAATAAGATACCAGGcgaaggaggaaaaaaacaaccaaaaaagagAAGCTGCAAAGATGCTTGAAAATACTATTGACTTGATAAATCAG ACGATTGGTGATGCTGTCTCAGACATGCTGGTGATTGAAGCCATCTTGGTGTTGAAGAATCTCACAGTACAACAGTGGGACACCATGTACACAGATCTTCCTAACCGGCAACTCAAAGTGAAG GTTGCTGACAGACGTGTAATTGACACTACGGATGCTGAAAGGCGAGCAGTTACACCCCCAGGGCTGCAGGAGAGAATTGATGAGCTCACCCAGAGGTTTAAATTGGCTCGAGCTTTCGTTCGCCCATCTGGAACAGAAGACATCGTCAGAGTCTATGCTGAAGCAGACACACAG GAAAATGCAGATAAACTTGCACATGAAGTTAGCCTGGCTGTCTACCATATAGCTGGAGGAGTTGGAGAACAGCCCAAGGCTGTAGTATAA
- the RWDD2A gene encoding RWD domain-containing protein 2A isoform X1, translated as MEHSLFVLDSQNKCEQLTIHYRGVKVADFTSVTMSSIIKERLELQMAELEMLFSMFPDKGEITLQDENNFHNAQKYLNNTSENLPHIIEYSVAITTDEPKARVNLQVALPHDYPQVPPHLFARSSAVDRQQQLQLNKDLASYIASLEPGELCVCAAVQWLRDNSISYLQNSKLHCKNVPRESVLKTLFSRMWIYSHHIYRQELRKKIFDFAKKLNLTGFCLTGKPGIICVEGVKENCEEFWHVIRYPNWKHISCKHVENRETDGNGDNLRLFQTFEDLQFQAHGDYGLRNDYHMDLGQFLEFLKGHQSEHVFQILFGIEGKCSDN; from the exons ATGGAACATTCATTGTTTGTATTGGACTCTCAGAACAAATGTGAGCAGCTTACAATACATTACAGAGGAGTTAAG GTGGCTGACTTCACATCTGTAACAATGTCCAGCATAATAAAAGAAAGACTTGAACTTCAAATGGCAGAATTAGAAATGCTTTTTTCTATGTTTCCTGATAAAGGAGAAATAACTCTTCAGGATGAAAATAATTTCCATAATGCTCAGAAATATCTGAACAATACAAGTGAAAATCTACCACATATAATTGAATATTCAGTTGCCATTACCACTGATGAACCAAAG gCAAGAGTAAATTTGCAGGTAGCCCTACCTCATGACTACCCCCAGGTGCCACCACACCTTTTTGCAAGATCAAGTGCTGTAGACAGGCAGCAACAATTGCAGCTCAACAAGGATCTCGCTTCTTACATTGCTTCTTTGGAGCCAGGAGAACTTTGTGtatgtgctgctgtgcaatgGTTGCGAGACAACAGCATAAGCTACTTACAAAACAGCAAACTCCACTGCAAAAATGTGCCAAGGGAGAGCGTACTTAAAACGTTATTCAGCCGGATGTGGATTTACAGCCACCACATCTATAGACAAGAActaaggaaaaagatttttgatttTGCAAAGAAATTAAATCTGACTGGTTTCTGCCTAACTGGCAAGCCTGGAATCATTTGTGTGGAAGGTGTCAAAGAAAACTGTGAAGAATTTTGGCACGTTATTAGATATCCCAACTGGAAACACATTTCCTGCAAACATGTCGAGAATAGAGAGACTGACGGAAATGGGGATAACCTACGTCTCTTTCAGACTTTTGAAGATTTACAGTTTCAAGCCCATGGTGACTACGGCCTGAGGAATGACTATCACATGGACCTTGGACAGTTCCTAGAATTCCTTAAGGGTCATCAAAGTGAACATGTATTTCAGATCTTGTTTGGCATTGAAGGCAAATGTTCTGACAACTAA
- the RWDD2A gene encoding RWD domain-containing protein 2A isoform X2, giving the protein MSSIIKERLELQMAELEMLFSMFPDKGEITLQDENNFHNAQKYLNNTSENLPHIIEYSVAITTDEPKARVNLQVALPHDYPQVPPHLFARSSAVDRQQQLQLNKDLASYIASLEPGELCVCAAVQWLRDNSISYLQNSKLHCKNVPRESVLKTLFSRMWIYSHHIYRQELRKKIFDFAKKLNLTGFCLTGKPGIICVEGVKENCEEFWHVIRYPNWKHISCKHVENRETDGNGDNLRLFQTFEDLQFQAHGDYGLRNDYHMDLGQFLEFLKGHQSEHVFQILFGIEGKCSDN; this is encoded by the exons ATGTCCAGCATAATAAAAGAAAGACTTGAACTTCAAATGGCAGAATTAGAAATGCTTTTTTCTATGTTTCCTGATAAAGGAGAAATAACTCTTCAGGATGAAAATAATTTCCATAATGCTCAGAAATATCTGAACAATACAAGTGAAAATCTACCACATATAATTGAATATTCAGTTGCCATTACCACTGATGAACCAAAG gCAAGAGTAAATTTGCAGGTAGCCCTACCTCATGACTACCCCCAGGTGCCACCACACCTTTTTGCAAGATCAAGTGCTGTAGACAGGCAGCAACAATTGCAGCTCAACAAGGATCTCGCTTCTTACATTGCTTCTTTGGAGCCAGGAGAACTTTGTGtatgtgctgctgtgcaatgGTTGCGAGACAACAGCATAAGCTACTTACAAAACAGCAAACTCCACTGCAAAAATGTGCCAAGGGAGAGCGTACTTAAAACGTTATTCAGCCGGATGTGGATTTACAGCCACCACATCTATAGACAAGAActaaggaaaaagatttttgatttTGCAAAGAAATTAAATCTGACTGGTTTCTGCCTAACTGGCAAGCCTGGAATCATTTGTGTGGAAGGTGTCAAAGAAAACTGTGAAGAATTTTGGCACGTTATTAGATATCCCAACTGGAAACACATTTCCTGCAAACATGTCGAGAATAGAGAGACTGACGGAAATGGGGATAACCTACGTCTCTTTCAGACTTTTGAAGATTTACAGTTTCAAGCCCATGGTGACTACGGCCTGAGGAATGACTATCACATGGACCTTGGACAGTTCCTAGAATTCCTTAAGGGTCATCAAAGTGAACATGTATTTCAGATCTTGTTTGGCATTGAAGGCAAATGTTCTGACAACTAA